A window of Maioricimonas rarisocia genomic DNA:
GTCACGGATGCGGCAACTGGATTCGGTACCAAACATGTATCGGGAGTTGCGGGTCCGCGATCCCCAGTTGGTACAGCCGCTGGTTTCGAGGTGAGCCTGGAAATCGTAGTTGGTCTTCGCCCCCTGGAGTGTCGAGCCTCCACCAATGGCGTAGGCCGAACTGGTCGTCGTGATTCGACGGGTGCCGTCGTCGCTGGGGCAGATGAGCACGTCCAGCACGGTTGAAACGACGATGTCGTTGCCACTCGCGACCGGCGAGCCCTGCAGACCGGTGCTGGCACGGTCGTACGCCCCGGCGGCCTGCGTCGGATCGTACTGGTTGTACAGCGGTGCCTGGTCGAAGTACGGAAGGACCTGCGTCCAGCCGCGGGAATTCTTGACGGTCCCGGCTGGAGGCATGCCACTACCGCTCTCACACGACCCCTTGGCACTGGTCGAGTAAGGCATGACACCATGGGTGTCATGGTAGTTGTGGAGTGCCAGAGCCAGCTGCTTGAGCTTGTTCTTGCAGGTACTGCGGCGGGCTGCTTCGCGGGCCTGCTGGACAGCAGGAAGGAGCAGGGCGATCAGGATCGCTATGATCGCGATCACCACCAGCAGTTCGATGAGAGTAAAACCTCGACGCGAGCGCTTCATCTTCGTCCTCTTCTTAAGAATGCCCCACCGGCGAACTCCGCGCGGCCCGCAGATAGAAATGACGTGCCGGTGAGCGGGACTGATCCCTGGCAGAAAGCCCTTCGGATCAACAATTGACCGGACGTTGATATCATCGCGACAAATCAGCGTCAACCGATGAGACAGTGTCCCCTCCACGAAATTCCGTCAGGTGAAATCCCGAGCCGACGAATTTGCCAGGAAGCCCCTCATGTTCGAAGACGGACGGTGAAGCGCTCGCACCGTCATCGCAGACATTGCCCCCGTGGTCACTTGCGAGGCGGCACCCGGGCGAGGCGGTGCCAGAAAGAAGGCGCGTTACGCATCGCGGTAGCCGAGCCGTCCCCGCAGTGGACCGAGCACCTCATGGGCGATGCGGCGGACGTCGTCGTTGAAGTTCGCCGAGTCCCGCCAGCCTCCGGCCTTCCCCTGACGCCGGAACTTGAGTTCGCCGGTCTGCCGGTATTTCGCAAAGGCATGGCGGTCGGCGACGGCTGCCGCCGCATCGGGGGAGGTGTCGATTCCCACCAGTTCCGAGCATTCCAGGAGGTACGGCACGGGATCGTCGAGCAGATCCTCGTACGACACCTGCAACCGTTGCTCGAGGGGAAATTCCTCGTATGCCGCGAGTGCGATGCTGGTTGTCGAGCGAATATGCTCGGCGGTGCGGCGTACGTTCGCTTCGGACAGAGGGGCCGACTGATCGCCGAACTGCGTGTTCCAGCTGCCCGGCTTCTGCAGATCCAGGTACGAGTCGAGAACGTCGAACGGATCGCGAACGAGCAGGATCAGCTTGCCGGTCGGAAAGAGCGTCTGCAGCCAGCCGTACAGTTCCGGTGTGTTGACCTCCTTGACGACCAGGCTGTGCCGGCCGAACTGCGGATAGCGGTCGCGCACCATCCGGGAGAACATCTCGCGAAGTCCGTCCAGCCACACGTTTTGGTGACGGCGGGCGAAGAAAGAGGATTGCCGGTCCAATTCCTGGGGACGGTCATTGAGATGCTTGAAGAAGCGGCCGAAATACGGCTCGTGCCAGCGGCGGATCTTCGGCAGATCTCCCAGCATTTCGGCCAGCCAGGTCGAGCCGGTCCGCCCGCAGCCGATGATCCAGGCGATCCGGTCTTCGGCAACGTTGTCGGGAGACGACTCCTGCCCGGCCTCACGGAGTTCCGACAGCAGATCGCCGGCCCGGTGATCGTAGAGATGGGCCGCCAGAGTAATCTCACGCGCCTCAGCAACGCGTGAGCGGCGATCGGCCTCGTCCGTAAGAGCGGCCTGCAACGAGCGGATCGCGGTCGCGGCATCGTCGAAGTGATAGACACTCTCGCCGAACAGGCGCGAAACCTCCGATCGACGCGGCCCGGTCAGCAAAGCGGCCTGCCCGAAGGCAGTCACCTCGAAGACGCGGGGGGAGGGGGAATCGGCCGGCTGGTCGGTTTCGCGGAACAGATTGAGCGTGACCCGCGACTGCGAATAGATCTCCCACTTCTCGATCGTTTCGATCGTCCGCGAGCGGAGATCGGTATAGACGAAGTCCTTGAAGGCGTCGGTTCCGTCCAGGAACTTGCCGGCGATGAGAAACCGCTTCTGCTGCTCTTCACACCATTCGGCGATCTCCTTGAGCATCGGCATGCGATCCTTGAAGACCGAACCGAGAAAGGAGATGTCCCATTCCGGATTCTCAATCGTCGGGACTACCGGAAGCGGAAGCGTGGCGGTCGGAAGATAGGCCACACCGTTTCCGGCCGATCGGATCTCGTTGGTGAACCGCCATGTGTAGAGCGACTCGGCCACGGGGATCGGTTCGTAGGGATCGTCGGTGGCGATCAGAACGGTCGGAATGCCGGCCCTGCGGATCGAGAGCGGGACGCGCGTGCGTCGTCCCCGAAAGTGGAGTCCGTCGACGAAGATGACGCAGTCGATGCGGTTCTCGATGTCGAGCGCGGTGCCGATGATGTCATTGCAGACGGCATCGGGACTGAGCACCTTTAGAAAGGAGAAGGTGGGGTAGGGGATGACATGGAGGCCCGCTGCGACGAGCGCGTGCCGGTAGCCGTCCCACACATCGCGGGTGGAGAAGTTGGCCGAGCCGGCGACGAGAAGCACATTGGCGATGGCCACCGATCAGCCGCCCCCACCACCACCACCGCCACCGTCGCCACCGTCGCCACCGTCCCCGTCTCCACCGCCATTATTGGCTTCCCACTCCTCGTCGTGATAGGCGTACGGGGAGGGATCGCCTGGAGCGAACGACATCGGGTCTGCGCCCCCCTTGTCGCCCGTCTGTGCATCGCTTCGCAGGACGATGCCAGCGGCCGCGGCCGACATGGCGGTTCCCATGGCGGAATGCTGGAGGAACCGCCGTCGGGTCAGTTTGCGTTCGCGATCGGTCATGGTCGGCGCTGCTCTTGTGGTTCCGGTGGGCAGGAGACCTCGAATCACGACTGCCCGAGGTAGTCGTAGATGCCTTCGATTTCCTTGTCGTCATTGAGAGGCTGAACATAGATGTCACGCGGACCGCCTGCGGGTACTTCGAAGTCGAATGACTGTTCCGGTCGCACTGTTTCGGTCACGGTGGTACCGCCGACGAGGTTGAACGGCTCATTCCCGGAGTTGAAGACACGATAGTACACAGTCGGCTTGCTCGTTCCGCCTCCACGAAGATCGATGATCGTATGCTTCTGCGCGGTCGTCAGAGTCTTGCGAAACCTGCCACTGCGAATCGATCGATCCGTATTCAGATAGTCGTAGATCCCCTCAATCGTCTCCGGCATCGATGTAGTGACGCTGATGTCGGAGCTGACGGCAATGTCAATTGAGAAACGCGGACTCAGCGCAACGGTGTTTGATCCGTCGCTGAGCGTGAAGGCGTTTTCTCCGGAGTTGAGGATCCGGTAGAGGGCTCCGGCCCTCCCTTTCACCAGTTTCTGCGGTGTCGTCGCGTCCTCACTCGTGAAACGTCCGCTGCGGATCGGCATCGCCTGACTCCTCTTGAGAGAGCGCCTGAGTGGAAGTGCGAGATCGCGGGTCGCCCGAGGGCATAATTTGTAAACCGCTATTCTGGGGAAAACACTGACACTTTCGCAGAACAATTCTGCGCAATTCCCGTAATCGCCCTGAAAACCCGGACTTACAGATTCGGCCCTCCCCGCCAGAGTCGAATGTCCCCCTCCAGTCCACCAGACGCAATCATTTTCCCGTCGGGAGAGACTGCGATCTCGAAAACCTGCCGGTCGTGGCCGTACAACGATGTCACCTGCTCGCCAGAAACAAGATCCCAAAGCCTCAGCGAGTGATCCCGCCCGCCGGACACCAGAGTTGCCCCGTACGGCATGACGGCCAAAGCATTGACGCGTCCGGCGTGTCCGCTGAGCACATGTCGCAGCTCGCCGGCAGCCAGATTCCAAAGCCGGATCTCTCCCGTATCTGTACCGACGATCAGGAATTCGCCTGTGCGGTCGTACGTCAACGAGTACGGGACCGAGTCCAGTTGCAGCGGGAGTTCCGTCTGGCCGCCGCTAAGTGAATCGACGAGCCGAACTTTCCCGTCATCTCCGGAGACTGCCAGCTGGCGACTGTCGGGGCTGAAGGCGACCGCGGTGAAGATGTAGCCGGGGTCTGAAATGCTGCAGACCGGCTGTTCCCAGTTCTGCTCAGCGTAAATCAGCAGTGGTCCTCCCCGCGTCGCCACTGCCAGGAGCCCCCCGTCAGGAGAGAACTGCACGCGGGCGATCCCGGTCTCCTTCACATCGAGCTGGAGGACGGGTTGCCGCGACTTGTAGTCGAACAACGTCAGTGATGATCCGCGCCCGGCAACCGCGAGGAGACGGCCTCCAGGCTGCACGGAAAGTGTCGAAATCGCAGAACTGGAGGCCTCGCCGCCTGCCGCAATCAGCGGTGTACTGACGCCGGCCTTCAGGTCCCAGAGACGAAGTTCGCCGTTGCCGCTCCCCGCCACGAGTTCGCGGCCACCGGGGAGGAACTCGAGTGCGCGGATTTCGGAGCGATGCCAGAAGGTATCGGGGCGGGAGACGCTTTCGGCGCGCATCAGCTTGACCGAACCATCGCCACTGCCGACAACGAGAAATCGACCGTCGGCCGAACGTGCCAGGGCGCCGGACGAGAGTCCGTGTGTTGTCAGCTTGCGAATTTCAAGCTGCTGCTTCGTGTCATAGATCCGCAACTGCCCGTTGTTCTCGAGAATCGCCAGCAGAGAGGAATCCTTGAGGAACTCGAGATCGCCAATCCGCCAGTCCGCCTCGAACGTGGTCGGCTCTACACTTTCGTCGCGCCAGAAGGTGACGTTACCACCGTAGCTGCCGGTAACGACCGCCTCGCCGTCGTCGGAGACAGCCAATGCAGAAATCAGCCCCTGCCCCTGCCGGGTGACGATCTGCTGGCGGGTGGCGATGTCCCAAATCCTCATCAGTCCTTCTGCTGCGACAACCACGAGGGCTTCCCCGTCGGGCGTAAAGCGAATGTCCTGTGCGCCCGCCATGCCGGTGGGAATCTCCACAATCTTCTCGAAATCCTTCGACCTGAAAATACGCGCTGCCCCCCTCGAGCCCAGTGCGGCCAGCTTCGAACCATCCGGCGAGAATCGAATCAGAGCGACCGGTGGTCCATGCTTCACGACACGGATCGGAGTTGCGGGACTTTGCACGTCCCAGAGCCGGACCCGGCCGTCCGAGGCCCCCGTAGCCAGAAGGCCGTCAGTGGGTGAGAAATCGATCGAGCGGAACCGGCCCACGTCGATGGCAATCGTGGCAACGCGCGCCCCTGTTTCGGCCGACCAGACCTGGACCTGGCGGTCATTGGCGCAAGCGGCAAAGAAGGTGCCGTCAGGCGAGACCGCGACATCCTGCACGAACTGCCCCAGGTTGACCACCTGAACGTACGGCTCAAGGACGGATTGAGCGTGGTACCACTCAAAGCCGCGCAGGTCCGCCATCTGAGGGTTCGCCGCGACCGAGTCGAGCATCCGTTTCAGTCCCAGGTAGTCCCCCTTCTTGAGTTGTTCCGCGGCAAGGTTCATCCGGGACCGATACAGCGATTCGAGTGCCTGGCGGGCGTTCTGCTGAGCCTCCTGAAAGAAGTAGGTGACACTCGCCAGGCCGATACTCAGACTGAGGAACAGAGCGGCAACCAGACCGGCAATGGTCGGTCGGCGAAGGCACCATCGCCAGCCGCGCGCCAGAGACGAAATCGGGCGGGCCCGAATCGGCTCCCCCTGCTGGAACCGTTGCAGCTCGTCGGCCACTTCGCTCGCTGTCTGATATCGCCGACCCGGATCCCGTTCGAGACATTTCAGGCAGATCGTCTCGAGATCACGGGGAATGTTCGGGGACAGCTTACGGGGAGACGGCGCATCCTCGACCGTCTTCTGCAACAGAATTGCACGGATATTGCCGCGGAACGGCGTAAAGCCGGTCAGCATTTCGAACAGGATCACGCCGATGGCGTAGATATCCGACCGCTGATCGGTCGCACGGGTCCAGCCACTAGCCTGTTCGGGGGACATGTAGCGGGCCGTTCCCATCACGTGCCCCTCCGACGAGATCGTCTCGTTGCTGCTGATGCGCTTGGCGAGTCCGAAATCGGTGACGTAAGGCTGGCCTTCGGAGTTGATGAGGATGTTGCCCGGCTTGACGTCGCGGTGAACGATTCCCTGCTCGTGCGCATGGTGCAGCGCACGGGAGATCGCGATCAGCCAGTTGATCGACTTCGTGCGCTCCGGTACGCCGTTGGCGAGGACGTCCTGCAGCGTCGGACCGTCAATGTACTCGCTGGCGATAAACACCTGACCGTCGATCTCGCCCACCTCGAAGATCGAAACGATGTTGGGATGCTTCAGCGTTGCAGCGGCCTGGGCCTCGTGAAGCAGTGCCGACGTTTCGTTCTCGCGCGGCACCGGGACCTTCAGGGCGATATTCCGGCCGAGAACCGTGTCGCGGGCCAGCCAGACGGTTCCGAACGAACCGTGCCCCAGCGGCTGCAGCAGACGAAAGTGCGCAATCTGCTCTTCGGGGGGTGGCTGCCCGACCCGGGTGTCCAGCGTCGTTGGATCGAGGCTCGAAGGAACGTGGACGAGACCGCAGTTGGGACAGACGACGTTCGAGATGGACCGCAGGATCTCGGACGTGTCACCATTTCCACGTCCGGCGTGGATCGCAATCGGGTGATCGCAGGCAGGGCAGAGAATCGGCATGAGGGGGCGTCACAATCTTGCTGGACGATGCTGCCGCGGCCCGCTGCAGTGCGGAAGGAACGCAATGCTCAATTCCGCCACAGCGTCTCTGCCTGCCGAAGTGTCATACCGTTCCGACGGCGGCACGTGCCCCGCAACGCAACGGCAGCGACAGGTCAGTTTCTTGAGGTTCTCGCGGGCACCGGAGGCGAATACTCATATCGGTACCATGCTCAAACCGCCGTCCGCTCCGAAAGTACGACAGTCAACGGTTCACTCTGACGTGGCCAGCGAAAAACCTGCTGCGCAAATGCTGCTCCAGTCAGTTCAGCTGCGACCACCACGCCGCTTGAGCGTGTCGAGCAGCACGGCACCGGTCAGCACGGCCCCCAGGACGATCTTCTGGTTGAACGGATCGACGTCGGTCAGGTTCATTCCGTTCTTGATGACGGCAATGATGAAGGCCCCGATCAGCGTCCCGAGGATCTTTCCCTGCCCTCCCATCAGCGAGGTTCCGCCGACGACCACTGCGGCGATCACTTCCAGTTCGTACATCAGGCCGAACTTGGGGTCACCGGCCGACAGCTGTGATGTGAGCACGATCCCGCCCAGTCCCGCGAGAGCACCGCAGATCGTGTAGACCGCCAGCAGCACCCGTTTGACGGGGACGCCGGACAGCCGCGCCGCCTCTTCGTTGCCGCCGATCGCATAGACGTAGCGCCCGAAGACCATCTGCGACATCACGATGTGGGCGATGATATAGAGGACGATCATCAGCAGGACAGGATTCGGGATTCCGAGCGTCTGCCCGCGCCCGAGCCAGAAGAAGGCCGTCGGCAACTCGGGAATCGAACGCCCCTCCGCCAGACGGAACGACAGCCCGCTGGCCATCATCATCATCCCCAGCGTCACAATGAACGGAGGAATGCCGAAGGCCGTCACCATGAGACCGTTGAACACACCGGCCAGTCCGCAGACGACGATGCCGGCGAGCACCCCGACGAGAACCATCCCGATGGCCGCGTCGCTGCCGCCCCCCAGATCGCGGATCAGAATCGCCGACGAGACCGATGCGAGCGCCACCAGCGAACCGACGGAGAGGTCGATCCCGGCCGTGATGATCACCATCGTCATGCCGATGGCGATGATCGCGTAGATCGCCGTTTGATTGGCGACACCAAGCAGGTTGGTCACCTTCAGAAAGTCGGGCCACGTATACGGGCTGGGAGTCAGCGTCTTCTCCGCTCCGACCGACTCGAAGCGGTCGTAGACGGTCCACTTGGCGGTGACGTCATTGGCGGCGATGGCGTCGATCGTACCGCCGTCGGCCAGGATTGCCTCGATTGCCTTGCGGGCGTCGACGGCCGATCCGTTGACGGTCGCCAGCACCGTTGCTCCCTTCTCCTCGAGCCTCTCGGCCGCGGCCGTGGTGAACTCCCTGTCTTCGGCAGTGGGACGTCCGACGATCAGCACGGCGGCCGATTCTCCATGCTGGTCGAGAATGAAGTCGGCCACCTGCCGGCCGGCATCCCCCCCGGTTGGATGCTGCTCCCGGATGGTCAGAGCACTGAACAGCAGACCGAGCAGCAGCAGCACGAACACCATGCCGTAGTCCCGGATAAACGGGTTCGCCAGCCAGCCGGTCTTGTGTTGTTCGCTCATCGTTTCAGGCCACCGCGAGTTCCATGATCTGTTCCTGCGTCGCCGACTTCACGTCGGTGATCTCACCCGTCACGCGGCCCTCGTGCATCACCAGAATGCGATCGCTCATCCCCAGGACCTCCGGCAGTTCCGAACTGATCATCAGGATCGCCTTCCCCTGCCGGGCGAGGTCGTTCATGAGCATGTAGATCTCGTACTTCGCGCCCACGTCGATCCCGCGGGTCGGTTCGTCGAAAATGACGATCTCGGCGTTCCGCTCGAGCCATTTGGCGAGCACGACCTTCTGCTGATTTCCCCCCGAGAGATTCCCCGCCAGTTGCCGGTGATGGGGGATGCGAATCCGCAGCCGCTGCACATAGGTTTCGAATGCATCGCGCTCGGGGCGGACTCTCACGAACCCCCAGGTGGAGAACTCACGGAGATTCGGCAGTCCGAAGTTCTCCAGCACCGAGGCGTCGAGGATCAGTCCCTGCCCCTTGCGGTCTTCGGTGAGCAGGCAGATGCCGGCACGAATCGCATCGCGAGGCGAGCGAATCTCCAGTGGCCTGCCATCGAGCATGACCGTTCCGGCGTCAGCACGGTCTGCCCCGAAGATCAACCGGGCCGCTTCCGTCCGCCCGGCCCCCATCAATCCAGTGAGGCCGAGCACTTCGCCGGAGCGAATCTCGAACGTGACGTCGCGGACCGCATCGCCGCGCGTCAGGCCCTGCACAGACAGCCGGGGTTCGCCAACCGGATGATGGTGCTTGGGGAACTCGTTCTCGATCTCGCGCCCGACCATCATCTCGATCATCCGTTGCCGCGTCAGCTCTTCGATCGGCGCTTCGCCGGCCGGTCCGCCGTCCCGCAACACAAGAACGCGGTCTGCAATGTCGAAGATTTCGTCGAGACGATGGCTGATGTAGATGACGCCGATGCCCCGCTGCTGTAGATCCCGGATGATCTTGAACAGCCGGGCGACTTCCTGGGGAGTGAGCGCCGCGGACGGTTCGTCCATGACGATCATCCGCACGTTCTGCGAAAGGGCCTTAGCGATTTCGACGATCTGCTGCTGGGCGACCGAGAGACGTCCACACGGCGCATCGATGGGAATGGCAACGCCGATCTGCTCAAACAGTTCGCGGGCCTTCTGCCGTTCTGCCGAGCGATGGACGAATCCGCGTCCCGACTCGCGGCCGAGAAAGATGTTCTCCCATGCGGCCAGTCCGGGAACCAGGTTGAACTCCTGGTAAATGATGCCGATCCCTGCGACATTGGACGCGGACGGATTCGGAAGTTTCACTTCCTGGCCGTCGATCAGAATCGTGCCGGCATCCGGCTGATGCGCCCCGCCGAGCGTCTTGATGAGGGTGCTCTTGCCGGCGCCGTTCTCGCCCAGCAGCGCGAGCACTTCTCCCTTGTGCAGCGTCAGATCCACGCCGCGCAGGGCCCGCACCCCGGGAAACGACTTTTCGATTCCGCGCATCTCCAGCAGGGGCGTGCCGGCCTGTTCCGAAGCGGGCGGCATCAGCGCTACTCCTGCAGCTCGGGATCGTTCTTCGCGTCCTCCTGGTAGTACAGCTCGGAGGGGATCAGGATCTCTTCGGGGACTTCGTCGCCATCGAAGTAGCGCACAATCTGCTCGATCGTCGCTTTGCCGATGCGGTCCGGAAACTGGATCGGATCGCAGACGATCTTCCCCTCCAGAATCGCCTGCTTGCCGATCTTCTGTCCATCAAAGCCGATGATCTTCACCTGATCCGCCTTGCCAGCCGCTTCGAGTGCCGCGCGAGCCCCGAGCGCCGAGGGATCGTTGATCGCGAAGATCGCCGCCAGGTCCGGGTTGGCCTCGATCGTGTCCTTGGCCGCCTTGAAGCCTTCGTCCCGAACACCGCCACCGTCGAGGACGGCGACGATCTCGATCTGAGCGGCACCGTCACCGGCATTGTGTGCGTCGATGACTTCGCGGAAGCCCTTCACACGCAACTGGCACGACTCGGCCTGCGGGAAGTGCAGAATGGCCACGTTGCCTCCCGAATCGCCGATCAGATCCACCATCGCCTTGCCGGCCAGCTTGCCCCCCTGGTAGTTGTCGGTGGCGACGTGGCAGACCACTTCACCGACTTCGCCGTCGTATTTGATGTCGTTGGTGAAGACCGGGATGCCTGCATCGTTCGCTTTCTTGATGGCAGGACCGATCGCCTGCGAATCGCAGGGATTGAGGACGATCGCCGAGACACCTTTGACGATGAACTCACTGACCTGATCGGCCTGCTTCTTCACGTCCCGTTCACCGGAGACGACCAGCACTTCGTAGCCATGCTTGGCGGCTTCCTCCTTCATGTTGTCGGCAATGACCTTGAAGAAGGGATTGGTCAGCGTCAGGGCCGAGAAGCCGATCGTGCCTTTGGTTTCAGTGCTGTCCCCGGCATCACCGCCAGCAGGATCAGCCGCCTGATCGCCCGGCTCGCCGTTGCCACCACCACAGCCGGTCAACGCCAGAAGGAGCACGAGCAGAAACAGAGACGCGGGAAGACGCATCATGACGGAAGACTCCGCAGTCGAAACGACCTGAGATCTCGATGAAACGTAGAACGCGAGAGAGGCGAGGCGTCAGTAGCATCGTAACAGGCCGCGTGCCGAACGACAGGTCCCCGGCATGATCGGAGCCACGCGGTTGTCGCTGGCTTCGACCGGCACGATGTTGTTGACACCTCTGCAAGGTCACGGTATCCATATGTGAAATCGCGTTCAAGTCTGTATTCAGCGGATTCTCTTGCCGGTTCCGGCGGAAACACGCATGCCCGTCACACGAAGACCGTCCGTCCCCAACCTGCAGCGGGGGATGGCGATTCTCGAATACCTCGCCACGCACCAGCGCAGTGCCACGATTGCCGAACTTTCGGAGCGGCTCGGATACCCTTCAGCCTCCGTGTTCCGGATCACACAGGCATTTGCCGAACTTGGCTATCTGTCGCGCGACCCGGTCACCAAGCAGTTCCGCCTGACGAACAAGCTGCTGCTGCTTGGGCAGCCGCACGGCCGGGATCGCGGGCTGGTCGAAGCGTCGATCCCGGCGATGCGGCAATTGAATCAGGCGACTTCCGAAACCACGCAGCTCTGCTGTCTGGTCGATACCGGCATCGTTGTGCTCGAGCAGTTGCTGGCGACACATCCCTTCAAGTATTCGGCCGAACTGGGGGCACGTTGCCCGGCGTACAGCTGTGCGCCCGGCAAAGCGATCCTCGCCAGCCTGCCGGACGACGAGCGGGACGACCTGCTGCGGCGCATCCGCTTCAAGCGATTTACGCCAACGACGATTACTGACCGCCGCCTGTTCCGCGAAGAACTCGCAGCGATCTGCGAATGCGGATTCGCAGTCGATCGGGCCGAAGGGATGGCCGGCGTCCACTGCGTCGCGGCCGCCGTACGGGACCGCAACGGCTACCCCGCGGGCGCGCTGACCATCGCCGCCCCGGCATCACGCGTTCCGGAGGAGGACTTCGGTCGCGTCGGCAAGCTTGTCATCCAGGCCGTCCGCCTGGCCGAAACCAACTACGGACAGTAATTCCCAACCGAGACCGCACGTGAACTTTCTCAGTCAACTGACCGGATCATTCGCTCAGCCCTGCGCCGAGAACCCGACCGTTGCCATGGTCGAAGCGGCTTACCAGCACCACGGCCTCGACTGGAGGTACATCAACTGCGAGGTCGCGCCGGAGGATCTGGGCGATGCCGTCCGCGGTGCCCGCGCCATGAACTGGGCCGGCTTCAACTGCTCGATCCCACACAAGGTGGCCGTTATCGAGCACCTCGACGGACTGGGGGAGTCCGCCCGCATCATCGGAGCCGTCAACTGTGCCGTGCGTCGTGACGGGAAACTCATCGGCGAGAACACCGACGGCAAGGGATTTGTCGAGTCGCTGCGTGAGCAGGTCGACCCTGCGGGCAAGTCAGTCGTCATGTTCGGGGCCGGGGGTGCGGCGCGGGCAATCGGCGTCGAAACGGCGTTGGCCGGCGCGACACACATCACGGTCGTCAATCGCTCGCCCGAGCGTGGCGAAGAGCTGGCCGCTCTGCTCAGCGAGAAGACGCCGGCCACGGCGGAGTTCGTCCACTGGGACGGGGACTATGCGGTCCCGACGGGGACCGACATCGTCGTCAACGCGACATCGATCGGCCTGTTTCCCGACGTCGA
This region includes:
- a CDS encoding DUF1559 domain-containing protein yields the protein MKRSRRGFTLIELLVVIAIIAILIALLLPAVQQAREAARRSTCKNKLKQLALALHNYHDTHGVMPYSTSAKGSCESGSGMPPAGTVKNSRGWTQVLPYFDQAPLYNQYDPTQAAGAYDRASTGLQGSPVASGNDIVVSTVLDVLICPSDDGTRRITTTSSAYAIGGGSTLQGAKTNYDFQAHLETSGCTNWGSRTRNSRYMFGTESSCRIRDVKDGTSNTVMLTETTLDVKDGYTAPWGYSNWTGAGVDITWRRGGDWGDSGINFWTCCGWRSPPMADSTFGSLAHWGRPGSQHVGGVHVALADASVRFISENTDYNTRLRLGRMADGQPIGEF
- a CDS encoding glycosyltransferase family protein; translation: MAIANVLLVAGSANFSTRDVWDGYRHALVAAGLHVIPYPTFSFLKVLSPDAVCNDIIGTALDIENRIDCVIFVDGLHFRGRRTRVPLSIRRAGIPTVLIATDDPYEPIPVAESLYTWRFTNEIRSAGNGVAYLPTATLPLPVVPTIENPEWDISFLGSVFKDRMPMLKEIAEWCEEQQKRFLIAGKFLDGTDAFKDFVYTDLRSRTIETIEKWEIYSQSRVTLNLFRETDQPADSPSPRVFEVTAFGQAALLTGPRRSEVSRLFGESVYHFDDAATAIRSLQAALTDEADRRSRVAEAREITLAAHLYDHRAGDLLSELREAGQESSPDNVAEDRIAWIIGCGRTGSTWLAEMLGDLPKIRRWHEPYFGRFFKHLNDRPQELDRQSSFFARRHQNVWLDGLREMFSRMVRDRYPQFGRHSLVVKEVNTPELYGWLQTLFPTGKLILLVRDPFDVLDSYLDLQKPGSWNTQFGDQSAPLSEANVRRTAEHIRSTTSIALAAYEEFPLEQRLQVSYEDLLDDPVPYLLECSELVGIDTSPDAAAAVADRHAFAKYRQTGELKFRRQGKAGGWRDSANFNDDVRRIAHEVLGPLRGRLGYRDA
- a CDS encoding twin-arginine translocation signal domain-containing protein translates to MTDRERKLTRRRFLQHSAMGTAMSAAAAGIVLRSDAQTGDKGGADPMSFAPGDPSPYAYHDEEWEANNGGGDGDGGDGGDGGGGGGGGG
- a CDS encoding WD40 repeat domain-containing serine/threonine protein kinase, which codes for MPILCPACDHPIAIHAGRGNGDTSEILRSISNVVCPNCGLVHVPSSLDPTTLDTRVGQPPPEEQIAHFRLLQPLGHGSFGTVWLARDTVLGRNIALKVPVPRENETSALLHEAQAAATLKHPNIVSIFEVGEIDGQVFIASEYIDGPTLQDVLANGVPERTKSINWLIAISRALHHAHEQGIVHRDVKPGNILINSEGQPYVTDFGLAKRISSNETISSEGHVMGTARYMSPEQASGWTRATDQRSDIYAIGVILFEMLTGFTPFRGNIRAILLQKTVEDAPSPRKLSPNIPRDLETICLKCLERDPGRRYQTASEVADELQRFQQGEPIRARPISSLARGWRWCLRRPTIAGLVAALFLSLSIGLASVTYFFQEAQQNARQALESLYRSRMNLAAEQLKKGDYLGLKRMLDSVAANPQMADLRGFEWYHAQSVLEPYVQVVNLGQFVQDVAVSPDGTFFAACANDRQVQVWSAETGARVATIAIDVGRFRSIDFSPTDGLLATGASDGRVRLWDVQSPATPIRVVKHGPPVALIRFSPDGSKLAALGSRGAARIFRSKDFEKIVEIPTGMAGAQDIRFTPDGEALVVVAAEGLMRIWDIATRQQIVTRQGQGLISALAVSDDGEAVVTGSYGGNVTFWRDESVEPTTFEADWRIGDLEFLKDSSLLAILENNGQLRIYDTKQQLEIRKLTTHGLSSGALARSADGRFLVVGSGDGSVKLMRAESVSRPDTFWHRSEIRALEFLPGGRELVAGSGNGELRLWDLKAGVSTPLIAAGGEASSSAISTLSVQPGGRLLAVAGRGSSLTLFDYKSRQPVLQLDVKETGIARVQFSPDGGLLAVATRGGPLLIYAEQNWEQPVCSISDPGYIFTAVAFSPDSRQLAVSGDDGKVRLVDSLSGGQTELPLQLDSVPYSLTYDRTGEFLIVGTDTGEIRLWNLAAGELRHVLSGHAGRVNALAVMPYGATLVSGGRDHSLRLWDLVSGEQVTSLYGHDRQVFEIAVSPDGKMIASGGLEGDIRLWRGGPNL
- a CDS encoding ABC transporter permease subunit produces the protein MSEQHKTGWLANPFIRDYGMVFVLLLLGLLFSALTIREQHPTGGDAGRQVADFILDQHGESAAVLIVGRPTAEDREFTTAAAERLEEKGATVLATVNGSAVDARKAIEAILADGGTIDAIAANDVTAKWTVYDRFESVGAEKTLTPSPYTWPDFLKVTNLLGVANQTAIYAIIAIGMTMVIITAGIDLSVGSLVALASVSSAILIRDLGGGSDAAIGMVLVGVLAGIVVCGLAGVFNGLMVTAFGIPPFIVTLGMMMMASGLSFRLAEGRSIPELPTAFFWLGRGQTLGIPNPVLLMIVLYIIAHIVMSQMVFGRYVYAIGGNEEAARLSGVPVKRVLLAVYTICGALAGLGGIVLTSQLSAGDPKFGLMYELEVIAAVVVGGTSLMGGQGKILGTLIGAFIIAVIKNGMNLTDVDPFNQKIVLGAVLTGAVLLDTLKRRGGRS
- a CDS encoding sugar ABC transporter ATP-binding protein, which translates into the protein MPPASEQAGTPLLEMRGIEKSFPGVRALRGVDLTLHKGEVLALLGENGAGKSTLIKTLGGAHQPDAGTILIDGQEVKLPNPSASNVAGIGIIYQEFNLVPGLAAWENIFLGRESGRGFVHRSAERQKARELFEQIGVAIPIDAPCGRLSVAQQQIVEIAKALSQNVRMIVMDEPSAALTPQEVARLFKIIRDLQQRGIGVIYISHRLDEIFDIADRVLVLRDGGPAGEAPIEELTRQRMIEMMVGREIENEFPKHHHPVGEPRLSVQGLTRGDAVRDVTFEIRSGEVLGLTGLMGAGRTEAARLIFGADRADAGTVMLDGRPLEIRSPRDAIRAGICLLTEDRKGQGLILDASVLENFGLPNLREFSTWGFVRVRPERDAFETYVQRLRIRIPHHRQLAGNLSGGNQQKVVLAKWLERNAEIVIFDEPTRGIDVGAKYEIYMLMNDLARQGKAILMISSELPEVLGMSDRILVMHEGRVTGEITDVKSATQEQIMELAVA